A DNA window from Acidobacteriota bacterium contains the following coding sequences:
- a CDS encoding glycoside hydrolase family 47 protein: MLLFAVVALAQKNGEIDKSRLAAQVKTEFLHAWNGYKKYAWGHDDLKPLSKSFRDWHAPETVLMTPVDSLDSLYLLGFKREADATRRYITKNLSFDKDIEVQNFEITIRVLGGLLSGYQITGDRKLLALADDLGKRLLPVFESPTGMPYRYVNLKTGKTRGAVSNPAETGTLLIEFGALSKLTGKSVFFDKAKRALVETFRRRSKIGLVGTNINVETGEWTNTDSHVGGAIDSYYEYLLKCAILFDDDDCRKMWEESIGPVNKYLADEVNGELWYGHADMNTGKRGARTFGALDAFFPAVLALSGDLPRARRLQDSAFAMWSGTASSRKTYDYVNAAVIDAGYPLRPEIVESAYYLFQFTNDPSTAQWADGCSRISFAIAGRKSRLPD, encoded by the coding sequence GTGCTTTTATTCGCCGTCGTTGCGTTGGCGCAGAAAAACGGGGAGATCGACAAGAGCCGGCTTGCGGCGCAGGTCAAGACGGAGTTCCTGCACGCCTGGAACGGCTACAAGAAGTATGCGTGGGGCCACGACGATCTTAAGCCTTTGAGCAAGTCCTTTCGCGACTGGCACGCGCCCGAGACGGTCCTGATGACTCCGGTCGATTCGCTCGATTCGCTCTATCTGCTGGGATTCAAGCGCGAGGCGGACGCTACGCGGCGATATATTACGAAAAATCTTTCGTTCGACAAGGATATCGAGGTCCAGAACTTCGAGATCACGATCCGCGTGCTCGGCGGGTTGCTTTCGGGTTATCAGATCACGGGCGACCGGAAACTTCTCGCGCTTGCCGACGATCTCGGAAAACGCCTGCTACCGGTCTTCGAGTCGCCGACCGGTATGCCGTACCGGTACGTCAATCTGAAAACAGGCAAAACGCGCGGCGCGGTTTCGAATCCGGCTGAAACCGGAACGCTTTTGATCGAATTCGGGGCGCTTTCAAAACTGACGGGCAAAAGCGTCTTTTTCGACAAGGCGAAGCGCGCGCTGGTCGAAACGTTCCGGCGCCGGTCGAAGATCGGCCTTGTCGGGACAAACATCAACGTTGAGACCGGCGAATGGACCAACACCGACAGCCACGTCGGCGGCGCGATCGATTCGTATTACGAGTATCTGCTGAAATGCGCGATTCTTTTCGACGACGACGATTGCCGGAAAATGTGGGAGGAATCGATCGGGCCGGTCAACAAATATCTCGCCGACGAGGTTAACGGCGAACTTTGGTACGGTCACGCGGATATGAACACCGGGAAACGCGGCGCGCGCACATTCGGCGCGCTCGACGCCTTCTTTCCGGCGGTCCTGGCCTTGTCGGGCGATCTGCCGCGCGCGCGACGGCTTCAGGATTCGGCGTTCGCGATGTGGTCCGGCACGGCATCGAGCCGGAAGACGTACGATTACGTGAACGCCGCAGTGATCGACGCCGGTTATCCATTGCGGCCTGAGATCGTTGAATCGGCGTACTACCTTTTCCAGTTTACGAACGATCCAAGTACCGCGCAATGGGCAGACGGATGTTCGAGGATTTCGTTCGCTATTGCCGGACGGAAGTCGCGTTTGCCGGACTGA
- a CDS encoding 1-acyl-sn-glycerol-3-phosphate acyltransferase, whose product MKRPEVVELLQNLEAKSKNKTKVEAEAKGDDTALWIRKVVASVSNRALSEVSIGDKLADLGFDSLMFVELQAAVEDAGGRVVSPDTLNEVQTVRELLTAVQRVDKSKKLVDEPRKEEKDTDEIFVPSIVRRIGNQVIDFAQERLYDTVLKTKIDGEGNVPQHTNFIVAPNHASHIDTGLVKKALGKDVAEQTVAVAAADYWFDTKYKRAYMNNFTTLVPIERTGSLRQSLRHVPIFSNKATTRSFSPEGTRSLDGQIQEFKPIIGYLALNDKVGILPIYLWGTFEAFPKGMTIPAKDSIGAEIGAKIGRFLEYDELFEMTKGVPNTGSLSPDLRARSARDRKYARRQARQIRCCSGPQTMESGTPEVAEAGTRHRRMIGFFIENKMRF is encoded by the coding sequence GTGAAACGGCCCGAAGTCGTCGAACTGCTCCAGAATCTGGAGGCGAAATCCAAAAACAAGACCAAGGTCGAGGCCGAAGCAAAGGGGGACGACACGGCGCTTTGGATCCGCAAGGTCGTCGCGTCGGTGTCGAACCGCGCGCTTTCGGAAGTTTCGATCGGCGACAAACTCGCGGATCTCGGATTCGATTCGCTGATGTTCGTTGAATTGCAGGCGGCGGTCGAAGATGCCGGCGGCCGCGTCGTTTCGCCGGACACGCTCAACGAAGTGCAGACCGTCCGCGAGCTTCTGACGGCAGTCCAGCGGGTCGACAAATCGAAGAAACTCGTCGACGAGCCGAGAAAGGAAGAAAAAGACACCGATGAGATCTTCGTCCCGTCGATCGTTCGCCGGATCGGAAATCAGGTCATCGATTTCGCGCAGGAGCGGCTTTACGACACGGTTCTCAAGACGAAGATCGACGGCGAGGGGAACGTTCCGCAGCACACGAACTTCATCGTCGCGCCGAATCACGCGTCGCACATCGACACCGGCCTGGTAAAAAAGGCGCTCGGCAAGGATGTCGCCGAACAGACGGTCGCGGTCGCCGCCGCGGATTACTGGTTCGACACGAAATACAAGCGCGCCTATATGAACAACTTCACGACGCTCGTTCCGATCGAGCGCACCGGAAGTCTGCGCCAGTCATTGCGGCACGTACCGATATTCTCAAACAAGGCTACAACACGCTCATTTTCCCCGGAAGGCACGCGAAGCCTGGACGGCCAAATTCAGGAGTTCAAGCCGATCATCGGTTACCTCGCGCTCAACGACAAGGTCGGGATTCTGCCGATCTATCTGTGGGGGACGTTCGAGGCTTTTCCGAAGGGAATGACGATCCCGGCGAAAGACAGCATCGGCGCCGAGATCGGGGCGAAGATCGGGAGATTTCTCGAATACGACGAGCTTTTCGAGATGACCAAAGGCGTTCCGAACACCGGAAGCTTATCGCCTGATCTCCGCGCGCGTTCAGCACGAGATCGAAAATATGCGCGACGGCAAGCGCGACAAATTCGATGTTGCAGCGGTCCGCAAACGATGGAAAGCGGAACGCCGGAAGTCGCGGAAGCAGGAACCCGTCATCGGCGAATGATTGGATTTTTCATCGAAAACAAGATGAGATTTTGA
- a CDS encoding glycoside hydrolase family 47 protein: protein MPDGSRVCRTEKRRHQGKNDYMHSFVLAETLKYFYLVFAPPRERST from the coding sequence TTGCCGGACGGAAGTCGCGTTTGCCGGACTGAAAAGCGTCGTCACCAAGGAAAAAACGACTATATGCACAGCTTCGTGCTTGCCGAAACTCTGAAGTATTTTTACTTGGTCTTTGCGCCGCCGCGAGAACGATCGACTTGA